In Oceanobacillus sp. FSL K6-2867, one DNA window encodes the following:
- a CDS encoding sodium:proton antiporter: protein MVPSLLFEIMIIGLLGIGSQWVAWRYRLPAIVVMAITGLLVGPIFGFINPEESFGPMYSPIISAAVAIILFEGSLNLSFSELRGVGKSIFRISTVGAFIAWILGSLTAHYVAGLSWAVAFVIGGLFIVTGPTVIMPLLRQSKLKARPAKVLKWEGIIVDPIGALLAVFAFEIITFITAIDPDGTQLFMFFAASLFAIILGWALGRGLGWMFETGHIPEFLKSPAVVVVVIFCFTAADEVMHETGLLSVTAMGITLANMGISSISDMRHFKENISVLLISTIFIMLTASLEMDTILHIFSPNIIGYVLLMMFAVRPLSIFIATIGTGLSFNERALVGWIAPRGIVALTVSGYFATVFAEAGYEDASILTTLTFALVIFTVLAHGFSIGWLAKKLDLSMTGKPGVLLVGSNPFTVELSKSLAKVNVPVMIIDSSWEHLSLARKSGVSFYYGDILSEQTEHHLDTIPYEYLLAMTDDRAFNSLICTTFLPEYGRTNVFKASPFNQLDNGYAKGVVSKVGGRILFDKKFPLETLIEKIEIGYVFRQTTLTEQFNFEAYKAEKDSSTIFLYLIKPSGQLKFFSEEMRTVPAIGDKIISLTPPTKEQAKIQAKLESNRSLNE, encoded by the coding sequence ATGGTTCCTTCATTGTTATTTGAAATCATGATCATTGGTTTACTTGGAATTGGATCACAATGGGTAGCGTGGCGTTATCGATTACCTGCGATTGTCGTAATGGCCATTACCGGATTATTAGTTGGTCCAATTTTTGGATTTATAAACCCTGAGGAGAGCTTTGGACCGATGTACAGTCCGATTATTTCGGCGGCGGTTGCAATTATTCTTTTTGAAGGGAGCCTAAACCTGAGCTTTAGCGAGCTGCGTGGTGTAGGGAAATCGATTTTCCGAATATCGACGGTTGGGGCATTTATTGCATGGATACTCGGATCTTTAACTGCTCATTATGTTGCAGGTCTTTCTTGGGCGGTAGCTTTTGTTATTGGTGGTTTGTTTATAGTAACCGGACCAACTGTCATTATGCCGTTGCTCAGACAGTCAAAATTAAAAGCAAGACCTGCTAAAGTTCTGAAATGGGAAGGAATTATCGTTGATCCAATTGGTGCGTTACTGGCAGTCTTTGCTTTTGAAATCATCACATTTATTACGGCAATTGACCCTGATGGTACGCAGCTTTTTATGTTTTTCGCAGCTTCCTTATTTGCGATTATTCTTGGTTGGGCGCTGGGGCGTGGTTTGGGATGGATGTTTGAAACAGGACATATTCCTGAATTCCTAAAATCTCCGGCAGTGGTTGTCGTTGTTATCTTTTGTTTTACAGCAGCAGATGAAGTCATGCATGAAACAGGGCTTTTATCTGTAACAGCAATGGGAATAACACTAGCTAATATGGGGATTAGTTCAATCTCTGATATGCGCCATTTTAAAGAAAATATCTCTGTGCTGCTCATATCAACGATTTTTATTATGCTTACAGCTTCCTTGGAAATGGACACCATTCTGCATATATTCAGTCCGAATATTATTGGTTATGTTCTATTAATGATGTTTGCTGTTCGTCCATTATCCATTTTTATAGCAACGATTGGTACAGGATTATCCTTTAATGAACGTGCACTTGTTGGTTGGATTGCTCCGCGAGGGATTGTTGCATTAACAGTATCAGGCTACTTTGCGACTGTTTTCGCCGAGGCGGGATATGAGGATGCTTCTATCTTAACAACATTAACATTTGCACTTGTAATCTTCACCGTTTTGGCCCATGGCTTTTCTATCGGCTGGCTAGCAAAGAAATTAGATTTATCCATGACAGGCAAACCAGGTGTGCTGCTTGTTGGCAGTAATCCGTTTACTGTTGAATTATCCAAGTCCTTAGCGAAGGTTAATGTTCCAGTTATGATTATTGATTCATCATGGGAACATTTAAGTTTAGCTAGAAAGTCGGGTGTATCTTTTTATTACGGGGATATACTTTCCGAACAAACGGAACATCATTTAGATACTATTCCGTATGAATACTTGCTTGCGATGACAGATGACCGAGCATTTAATTCCTTAATCTGTACGACATTCCTGCCAGAGTATGGCAGAACAAACGTGTTTAAAGCAAGTCCATTCAACCAGCTTGATAACGGCTATGCAAAAGGAGTCGTTTCCAAGGTAGGTGGAAGAATTCTATTCGATAAAAAATTTCCGCTGGAAACATTGATTGAAAAAATTGAGATTGGTTATGTGTTCCGTCAAACAACATTGACAGAGCAATTCAACTTTGAAGCATATAAAGCAGAGAAAGACTCATCAACCATTTTCTTATATTTAATCAAGCCTTCTGGACAATTGAAGTTTTTCTCTGAGGAGATGCGTACTGTTCCTGCGATAGGCGATAAAATCATTAGTTTGACTCCACCTACAAAGGAGCAGGCAAAAATTCAAGCAAAATTGGAAAGCAATCGTTCATTAAACGAGTAG
- a CDS encoding homocysteine S-methyltransferase family protein: MKRSLEERLKEGTVIAGEGYLFELERRGYLQAGSFVPEVALDNPEALKQAYRDYMNAGSDVVLAFTYNAHREKMRIIGKEDLLEPLNRNAIRLAKEVAKEHPKEEALVAGNISNTNIFNPDLPESKDKVRSIFEEMVKWCKEEGVDFINGETFYYHEEALIALEEITKQGLPAVITLGLMGENILRDGFTVEESCKILSEKGALVVGMNCFRGPETMQPYLADIRKNVDGYVAGLPIPYRTTEENPTFFNLPDGGCSCHLPTETTFPTALDPLYHNRYELAEWAKEAKDIGINYIGLCCGASPAMLRAVAEAVGIETVNSKYSPDMEKHFLFGKDKTLQEHNLNYRLKA; this comes from the coding sequence ATGAAGCGAAGTTTAGAGGAACGTTTAAAAGAAGGAACTGTAATTGCAGGAGAAGGTTATTTATTTGAATTGGAACGAAGGGGATATTTGCAGGCAGGATCCTTTGTTCCTGAGGTGGCTCTGGATAATCCTGAGGCATTGAAACAGGCATATAGGGATTATATGAATGCTGGTTCTGACGTTGTATTAGCTTTTACATACAATGCCCACCGGGAAAAAATGCGGATTATCGGTAAAGAAGATTTATTAGAGCCTTTAAACAGAAATGCCATTCGTTTAGCAAAAGAGGTTGCAAAAGAGCATCCAAAAGAAGAAGCGCTGGTAGCTGGAAATATATCGAATACTAATATTTTCAATCCAGATTTACCTGAATCAAAGGATAAAGTTAGAAGTATATTTGAAGAGATGGTGAAATGGTGTAAAGAAGAAGGTGTCGACTTCATAAATGGTGAAACATTTTATTATCATGAAGAGGCGTTAATAGCACTAGAGGAAATCACCAAACAAGGTCTGCCAGCAGTTATTACATTAGGATTAATGGGTGAGAATATATTAAGAGATGGTTTCACCGTGGAAGAATCCTGTAAAATACTTTCTGAAAAAGGCGCATTAGTGGTTGGAATGAATTGTTTCCGAGGTCCCGAAACGATGCAGCCATACCTTGCTGACATTCGAAAAAATGTAGATGGATATGTAGCAGGATTACCAATTCCATATCGTACTACAGAAGAAAATCCAACATTCTTTAACTTGCCCGATGGAGGATGCAGTTGTCACTTACCTACAGAAACAACTTTTCCTACTGCCCTGGATCCGCTGTACCACAACCGTTACGAGCTAGCTGAGTGGGCGAAAGAGGCAAAAGATATAGGCATTAATTATATTGGACTTTGCTGTGGTGCCTCACCAGCGATGCTGCGGGCAGTGGCAGAAGCTGTAGGCATTGAAACAGTTAATTCGAAATACTCTCCTGATATGGAGAAGCACTTCTTGTTTGGGAAAGACAAAACACTTCAAGAGCACAATTTAAATTATCGACTGAAAGCCTGA
- a CDS encoding SE1832 family protein, with the protein MTKQQLLAKLDELKSDYVRIQSDMDKLEYVKGRVSSAEEQLIRLEGEIAEVNRQLEEIDE; encoded by the coding sequence ATGACAAAGCAGCAACTGCTAGCAAAGCTGGATGAATTGAAATCCGATTATGTTCGTATTCAAAGTGATATGGACAAGCTGGAATACGTTAAGGGCAGAGTCTCCTCTGCAGAAGAGCAGTTAATTCGGTTGGAGGGTGAGATTGCGGAAGTGAATCGCCAGCTGGAAGAAATAGATGAATAA
- a CDS encoding phospho-sugar mutase: MNNWEAVYQKWDSFEDLDKDLKTELHKIKDNKHALEDAFYKELTFGTGGMRGVLGAGVNRMNIYTVRKAVNGLANYLLANQVNVRDRGVVIAYDSRNMSKEFAVESAKVLGSYGIKTHIFESLRPTPLLSFAVRYLRTVAGIMITASHNPPEYNGFKVYNETGAQIVPEEASLIIESIQKTEDELTVPFMEKEELEEKGLLNWLSYEIDNAYLERLYHMTKMDETVHQQEKDLQIVFTPLHGTAYNLVTKGLEQLNFPNVAVVKEQAEPDPMFSTVASPNPEEHQAFTMAIKLGKQTDADILLGTDPDADRLGVAVKNKAGEYQVLTGNQLGALLLDYILSHTNPQVYQNPRMIKTVVSTELGRAIAESYDVKTLDTLTGFKYIGEKINQFDATGETFIFGFEESYGYLISSFARDKDAVQAAMMATEMAYYWKEQGKTLFDALDVLFEKHGYFLEGMSSLTLKGKEGSEQIAKIMDEIRSNPLQEIAGIKVEQVENYLSSERTLMKEARKETIDLPQENMMKFILEQHAWVCLRPSGTEPKIKCYYGVSGKSKADSEARLASLKETMDRIISGILEKN, from the coding sequence GTGAACAATTGGGAAGCAGTCTATCAAAAATGGGATTCATTTGAAGATCTCGACAAAGATTTAAAAACAGAATTACATAAGATTAAAGATAATAAGCATGCGCTGGAAGATGCATTTTATAAAGAATTAACATTCGGCACTGGTGGGATGCGAGGTGTTCTTGGCGCTGGTGTTAATCGGATGAACATTTACACAGTAAGGAAAGCTGTTAACGGGCTTGCAAACTATTTATTAGCAAATCAGGTTAACGTACGTGACAGAGGTGTTGTTATTGCCTATGATTCCAGAAATATGTCAAAGGAATTTGCTGTTGAATCGGCAAAAGTGCTAGGTTCCTATGGAATAAAAACACATATCTTTGAATCATTGCGTCCAACACCGCTTCTTTCCTTTGCTGTCCGCTATCTGCGAACTGTTGCAGGAATCATGATTACTGCAAGTCATAATCCGCCGGAATACAATGGATTTAAAGTGTACAATGAAACAGGTGCTCAAATTGTTCCAGAAGAGGCAAGTCTAATCATAGAGTCGATCCAAAAGACGGAAGATGAGCTGACAGTGCCGTTTATGGAAAAAGAAGAATTAGAAGAAAAAGGCCTGCTTAATTGGCTTAGTTATGAAATCGATAATGCGTACCTTGAGCGTTTGTACCATATGACAAAAATGGACGAGACTGTGCATCAGCAGGAAAAGGATCTTCAGATTGTCTTTACACCTTTGCATGGAACGGCTTATAACTTAGTAACGAAAGGACTTGAACAGCTTAATTTTCCGAATGTAGCGGTTGTAAAAGAGCAAGCTGAACCTGATCCGATGTTTTCTACGGTAGCATCACCAAATCCGGAAGAGCATCAAGCATTTACGATGGCAATAAAGCTTGGTAAACAAACGGATGCTGATATTTTGCTCGGAACGGACCCGGATGCTGATCGCTTAGGAGTAGCAGTTAAAAATAAAGCTGGTGAATACCAAGTGTTAACAGGAAACCAGCTTGGAGCATTATTGCTCGATTATATTTTGTCGCATACCAATCCACAGGTTTACCAAAATCCACGTATGATTAAGACGGTTGTTTCTACAGAGCTTGGAAGAGCAATTGCAGAATCATATGATGTAAAAACACTTGATACATTAACAGGATTCAAATATATTGGCGAGAAAATTAATCAATTTGACGCAACTGGCGAGACTTTTATATTTGGATTTGAGGAGAGCTATGGCTATTTAATTAGCAGTTTTGCGCGAGATAAAGACGCAGTTCAAGCTGCTATGATGGCAACAGAAATGGCCTATTACTGGAAGGAACAAGGAAAAACGCTATTTGACGCACTGGATGTTTTATTTGAGAAGCATGGTTATTTCTTAGAGGGGATGTCTTCCTTAACGTTAAAAGGGAAGGAAGGTTCGGAGCAAATCGCTAAAATTATGGATGAAATCCGTTCCAATCCATTACAAGAAATTGCAGGAATAAAAGTTGAACAAGTGGAAAATTATTTATCAAGCGAGCGAACTTTAATGAAGGAAGCTAGAAAAGAAACAATTGATTTGCCACAGGAAAATATGATGAAGTTTATTTTAGAGCAGCATGCATGGGTATGCTTGCGCCCATCTGGTACAGAGCCTAAGATCAAGTGCTATTATGGTGTAAGCGGGAAAAGTAAAGCGGATAGTGAAGCAAGGCTAGCCTCATTAAAAGAAACAATGGACCGAATTATTTCGGGTATTTTAGAAAAAAACTAA
- a CDS encoding TerC family protein, with protein MGTELILEYLWVLVVLIGLEGLLAADNALVLAIMVRHLPEKQRKRALFYGLAGAFVLRFGSLFVISFLVDFWQVQALGAAYLLIIAIKNLYSKYKPKSEDDHEKEQKSVQLNADGEASQKEFWLTVLKVEFADLAFAVDSILAAVALAVALPATGLGTIGSLDTGQFAVIFAGGMIGLIIMRFAANIFVGLLHKRPGLETAAFVIVGWVGVKLAVLVLAHPDIAWIPYEFPHSTFWKITFYGVLILVAVVGWIASGKKDNQKQEA; from the coding sequence ATGGGAACAGAATTAATTTTGGAATACTTATGGGTTTTAGTTGTTTTGATTGGGTTGGAGGGGCTTTTAGCTGCTGATAATGCATTAGTATTGGCTATCATGGTAAGGCATCTGCCGGAAAAACAACGAAAAAGAGCCTTGTTTTACGGGTTAGCAGGAGCGTTTGTTTTACGCTTTGGATCATTATTTGTAATTTCATTTCTGGTGGACTTTTGGCAGGTTCAAGCATTAGGTGCAGCATATCTGTTAATCATTGCGATTAAGAACTTATACAGTAAATATAAACCGAAATCCGAAGACGATCATGAAAAAGAGCAAAAAAGTGTTCAGCTTAATGCAGATGGTGAGGCTTCTCAAAAGGAATTTTGGCTTACTGTTCTTAAAGTCGAGTTTGCTGATTTAGCATTTGCGGTGGATTCGATCCTTGCAGCAGTTGCCTTAGCGGTAGCCCTTCCGGCGACAGGTTTAGGAACGATTGGAAGTCTGGATACTGGGCAATTTGCTGTTATATTTGCCGGCGGGATGATTGGGCTAATTATCATGCGTTTTGCAGCAAATATTTTTGTTGGCTTGCTCCATAAACGACCAGGCCTAGAAACAGCAGCCTTTGTTATTGTCGGCTGGGTAGGTGTAAAGCTTGCTGTGCTGGTATTGGCGCATCCAGATATTGCGTGGATTCCATATGAATTCCCACACTCTACATTTTGGAAAATCACTTTCTATGGTGTATTAATACTAGTAGCAGTTGTTGGCTGGATTGCTTCTGGTAAGAAAGATAACCAAAAACAAGAAGCTTGA
- a CDS encoding DUF4003 family protein — protein sequence MFSEKMNQYTTIYKELHDGMKWKVSDKRILMAIASLYVMNKKKFHFDAFLQLADRIKARAGFFSPLKSTSRFTTAAALDIKFDHPENQINTLFMLYDKLRKAKFSSGVYTYLAASTLLTHANHMEKEEQTIARAKKIYDSMKQDHIFLTSASDYPLAVLLAYEDRDDINEQMEKYYDSLSQNGFRKGNDLQFLSHILSLDTSTTIDRPVRRAASIMDSFRETGIRPKPMYYPIIGMISLLPEEQFQIDEISRMFNELNNEKSFRWQKDMNLITAVSFYVNEKITNKSLAATTIQTTLESILQAQQAVMIATIVSTTAATNAANNGSN from the coding sequence ATGTTCAGTGAAAAAATGAATCAATACACAACTATATATAAAGAACTGCATGACGGCATGAAATGGAAGGTATCCGATAAACGGATATTAATGGCTATTGCCTCTCTCTATGTTATGAACAAAAAGAAATTTCATTTTGATGCATTTCTGCAGCTTGCTGATCGCATAAAGGCCAGGGCTGGCTTCTTTTCGCCGCTGAAGTCCACTTCTCGATTTACTACTGCTGCAGCACTTGATATAAAATTTGATCATCCAGAAAATCAAATTAATACCCTTTTCATGTTATATGATAAATTAAGAAAAGCTAAATTCAGTAGTGGCGTGTACACCTATTTAGCTGCATCTACCTTGCTGACGCATGCGAATCACATGGAAAAAGAGGAGCAGACAATTGCCCGGGCAAAAAAAATCTATGATAGCATGAAACAAGACCATATCTTCCTTACAAGCGCAAGTGATTATCCGCTTGCTGTATTGCTTGCGTATGAGGACCGTGATGACATTAATGAACAGATGGAAAAATACTATGATTCATTAAGTCAAAATGGTTTTCGAAAAGGAAATGACCTGCAGTTTCTAAGTCATATCCTTTCATTGGATACGAGTACGACTATTGATCGTCCCGTTCGTCGTGCTGCATCCATAATGGATAGCTTTAGAGAAACAGGTATTAGACCAAAACCTATGTATTATCCTATTATCGGCATGATTAGCCTGTTGCCGGAAGAGCAATTTCAGATAGACGAAATTTCAAGGATGTTTAATGAATTAAATAATGAAAAAAGCTTTCGTTGGCAAAAGGATATGAATTTGATTACAGCAGTTTCATTCTATGTAAATGAAAAAATCACTAATAAAAGCCTTGCAGCCACAACCATCCAAACGACATTGGAATCTATTCTGCAGGCCCAGCAAGCCGTTATGATTGCAACGATTGTCTCCACCACTGCAGCCACCAATGCAGCAAATAATGGCAGTAATTAA
- a CDS encoding OsmC family protein, with product MAEHHFHLQASWPGGRNSDGYIESGNLQTKISIPKEMDGPNIGTNPDEMLLGAAATCYIITLAAMIERADLPLDYMSLESEGIVDVTNGVFTYKKIIHRPTVSLKAGAANEQHRKLSKLVEKAEKSCMISRALKGNVQIELEANLS from the coding sequence ATGGCAGAGCATCATTTTCATTTACAAGCAAGCTGGCCTGGCGGACGGAATAGTGACGGATATATTGAATCAGGAAATTTGCAAACCAAAATTTCGATACCGAAAGAAATGGATGGGCCTAATATTGGGACCAATCCAGATGAAATGCTATTAGGTGCTGCGGCAACATGCTATATCATTACATTAGCAGCGATGATAGAGCGCGCAGATTTGCCGCTTGATTATATGTCACTGGAATCAGAAGGAATTGTGGATGTAACAAACGGTGTATTCACTTATAAAAAAATTATTCATCGTCCAACCGTTTCGTTAAAAGCTGGCGCTGCAAATGAACAGCATCGGAAATTAAGCAAGCTTGTGGAGAAAGCGGAGAAGAGCTGTATGATTTCGCGGGCCCTAAAAGGCAATGTGCAGATTGAGCTAGAAGCGAATCTAAGCTAA
- a CDS encoding acyltransferase family protein, whose translation MKRNPFFDNAKVLLIFLVVFGHIIQPFISNSNGMNTLYMWIYTFHMPAFILLSGFFAKGSGNKEYIFKLAKRLLIPYLIFQILYTIYYFYIGKEGWQAGIFYPQWSLWFLFSLFSWHILLSWYKKLPALLSISLAVFVGLVVGYFGEIGHTFSLSRTFAFFPFFLIGYWLTEKQIMWVKHRLVRISSVVVMTLLAVAIYYLPDINTGWLLSSSSYGDLGLEQYGGVARFLFYVVASIMVVSILAWIPHKNFGWITKLGTRTLYVYLLHGFIVQYFRQNNYFEVNGIIDVLGLAAIAALIVIVLSSKPILGVWQPFIEGKASLLKQVLKGERNRSSTQTES comes from the coding sequence ATGAAACGTAATCCATTTTTTGACAATGCGAAGGTGTTATTGATTTTCTTAGTTGTCTTTGGGCATATTATTCAGCCGTTTATTAGTAATTCAAATGGTATGAACACACTGTATATGTGGATTTACACATTCCATATGCCTGCTTTTATTCTATTGTCCGGATTCTTTGCAAAGGGTTCAGGGAATAAGGAGTATATTTTTAAGCTGGCAAAACGCTTATTAATTCCATATCTGATCTTTCAAATTCTATACACTATTTATTATTTCTATATTGGAAAGGAAGGCTGGCAAGCAGGGATTTTTTATCCACAATGGTCACTATGGTTCTTGTTTAGTTTATTCAGCTGGCATATTTTACTGAGCTGGTACAAAAAACTTCCGGCTCTATTAAGTATCTCTTTAGCAGTATTCGTGGGGCTTGTTGTTGGTTATTTCGGTGAAATCGGGCATACATTTAGTCTTTCCCGCACATTTGCTTTCTTTCCATTCTTTCTTATCGGTTATTGGCTAACGGAAAAGCAAATTATGTGGGTGAAACATCGATTGGTAAGAATCTCGTCTGTTGTCGTTATGACACTCTTAGCAGTAGCAATTTACTACTTGCCGGATATTAATACAGGATGGCTGCTTTCATCCAGCTCTTACGGTGATTTAGGATTGGAGCAGTACGGAGGGGTTGCCAGGTTCCTGTTTTATGTTGTAGCGTCGATAATGGTAGTCAGTATTCTTGCTTGGATACCACATAAAAATTTTGGATGGATTACAAAGTTAGGTACGCGTACATTGTATGTCTATCTGCTTCACGGATTTATCGTGCAGTATTTCCGTCAAAACAATTACTTTGAGGTAAATGGAATTATCGATGTTCTCGGACTTGCAGCAATTGCAGCTTTAATTGTTATTGTGCTTTCAAGCAAACCAATTCTAGGAGTATGGCAGCCATTTATTGAAGGAAAAGCTTCCTTGCTGAAACAGGTGCTAAAAGGTGAACGAAATAGAAGCTCGACCCAAACAGAAAGCTGA
- a CDS encoding YjiH family protein — protein MKNYRLIDHLKFIIPSLIGVFIFIIPIKTADGITIPIAILANWVQTFLENQLSAIMMAIIVITAVMTLIAKLAGKEAFEKTPFFQQLFYTSTFWTITRVLAAVFAIMVFFQLGPEAIHGEDTGQTLLDSLLHVLFAVFLFAGLFLPLLTNFGLLELFGTLMTNIMRPLFKLPGRSSVDALASWVGDGTIGVLLTSKQYEAGLYTKREAAVVGTTFSIVSITFSLVVLTEVDLEHMFIPFYITIVIAGGIAALIMPRIPPLSRKSDTYINDSAEPIEEAIPAGENILTYSYKNALNRAKKETSFTNFIKEGVQNIFDMWMGVAPVVMAFGLVALIIAEYTPFFQWIGAPFIPLLELMQVPFAQEASQTILIGFADMFLPAIIGSSIEAEITRFIIAALSVTQLIYMSEVGGLILGTKIPVSFMDLVIIFLLRTIITLPVITLIAHFIF, from the coding sequence ATGAAAAATTATCGATTAATCGATCACTTAAAATTTATCATCCCTTCGCTGATTGGAGTTTTTATTTTTATCATTCCAATTAAGACAGCGGATGGGATTACCATACCAATTGCGATTTTGGCAAATTGGGTGCAAACATTCTTAGAAAATCAGCTTTCTGCCATTATGATGGCTATTATCGTTATAACGGCAGTGATGACGCTGATCGCTAAGCTGGCTGGGAAAGAAGCATTTGAAAAAACACCATTTTTTCAGCAATTATTTTATACGAGTACCTTTTGGACAATAACAAGAGTGCTTGCAGCAGTTTTTGCGATTATGGTCTTTTTCCAGCTCGGTCCAGAAGCAATTCATGGAGAAGATACGGGACAGACTCTCTTGGACAGCTTGCTTCATGTATTATTTGCTGTTTTCCTATTTGCTGGACTGTTTCTTCCTTTATTAACGAACTTCGGTTTATTAGAACTTTTCGGAACGTTAATGACTAACATTATGCGCCCGTTGTTTAAACTTCCTGGGCGCTCTTCCGTAGACGCACTTGCTTCCTGGGTTGGCGACGGAACAATCGGTGTTTTGCTTACGAGTAAACAATATGAAGCTGGACTTTATACAAAACGAGAGGCAGCAGTAGTTGGTACAACATTCTCAATCGTGTCCATCACGTTTTCCTTAGTCGTTTTAACAGAAGTAGACCTTGAACATATGTTTATTCCATTTTATATAACAATTGTAATAGCTGGTGGAATAGCAGCTTTAATCATGCCGCGTATCCCTCCGTTATCAAGAAAGTCGGATACGTATATAAATGATTCAGCTGAACCAATAGAAGAAGCAATCCCTGCCGGTGAAAATATTCTGACATACAGCTATAAAAATGCATTAAATCGGGCCAAAAAGGAAACGAGCTTCACAAACTTTATTAAAGAAGGCGTACAGAACATTTTTGATATGTGGATGGGGGTTGCCCCAGTTGTAATGGCATTTGGCCTGGTTGCTCTTATAATCGCTGAATATACACCATTCTTTCAATGGATTGGTGCACCATTTATTCCGCTGTTAGAGCTCATGCAAGTCCCATTTGCACAGGAAGCATCACAAACCATCTTGATTGGCTTTGCCGACATGTTCCTGCCGGCAATTATTGGTTCGTCAATTGAAGCAGAAATTACTCGCTTCATCATTGCTGCATTATCGGTAACACAATTGATTTACATGTCTGAGGTCGGCGGTTTAATTCTAGGAACAAAAATTCCGGTATCCTTTATGGATCTCGTTATTATTTTCTTATTGCGTACGATTATTACATTACCAGTTATAACGCTTATTGCACATTTTATCTTTTAG